A window from Pseudomonas moraviensis encodes these proteins:
- a CDS encoding imelysin family protein: MFRPKLLFTSLAALALGACSPQDPQAVTSAAIAKSVILPTYTRWVEADRQLAVSALAYCQGKESLETARADFLHAQKAWAELQPLLIGPLAEGNRSWQVQFWPDKKNLVGRQVEQLVVAQPQIDAAALAKSSVVVQGLSAYEYILFDAKPDVANDAQKAKYCPLLIAIGERQKQLAEEILQGWNNTDGMLAQMSKFPNQRYADSHEAIADLLRVQVTALDTLKKKLGTPMGRQSKGVPQPFQADAWRSQSSLTALEASLAAAKTVWEGVDNKGLRGLLPAEQKPLADKIDAAYAASLKLFDSTQRSLGEMLEDDAGRQQLNDIYDSLNVVHRLHEGELAKALGIQLGFNANDGD, from the coding sequence ATGTTCCGTCCCAAGTTACTGTTCACCAGCCTTGCCGCGCTCGCCCTCGGCGCCTGCTCGCCGCAGGATCCGCAAGCGGTCACCTCGGCGGCAATCGCCAAATCGGTGATCCTGCCGACCTACACCCGCTGGGTCGAAGCCGACCGGCAACTGGCGGTCAGCGCCCTCGCCTACTGCCAGGGCAAGGAAAGCCTGGAAACCGCCCGCGCCGACTTCCTCCACGCGCAGAAAGCCTGGGCCGAGCTGCAACCGCTGCTGATCGGTCCGCTGGCCGAGGGCAATCGTTCGTGGCAAGTGCAGTTCTGGCCGGACAAGAAAAACCTCGTCGGCCGTCAGGTCGAGCAACTGGTCGTCGCCCAGCCGCAGATCGATGCCGCAGCGCTGGCCAAATCCAGCGTCGTGGTGCAAGGCCTGTCGGCTTACGAATACATCCTTTTTGACGCCAAGCCTGACGTCGCCAACGATGCGCAGAAAGCCAAGTACTGCCCGCTGTTGATCGCCATCGGCGAACGCCAGAAGCAACTGGCCGAGGAGATCCTGCAGGGCTGGAACAACACCGACGGCATGCTCGCGCAGATGAGCAAGTTCCCCAACCAGCGCTACGCCGACTCCCACGAAGCGATCGCCGATCTGCTACGCGTACAAGTCACCGCACTGGATACTCTGAAGAAAAAACTCGGTACGCCGATGGGCCGTCAGAGCAAAGGCGTGCCGCAGCCGTTCCAGGCGGATGCGTGGCGCAGCCAGTCGTCGCTGACCGCACTGGAAGCCAGCCTTGCCGCGGCCAAAACCGTTTGGGAAGGCGTCGACAACAAAGGCCTGCGCGGGCTGTTGCCAGCCGAGCAGAAACCCCTGGCGGACAAGATCGACGCCGCTTATGCCGCCTCGCTGAAGCTGTTCGACAGCACTCAGCGCTCGCTCGGCGAAATGCTCGAAGACGACGCCGGTCGCCAGCAACTCAACGACATCTACGACAGCCTCAACGTCGTCCATCGCCTGCATGAAGGCGAGCTGGCCAAGGCGCTGGGCATCCAACTGGGCTTCAATGCCAACGACGGTGACTGA
- a CDS encoding DUF1513 domain-containing protein: MLRRQVLTLGSALLGAVTLGGWTLFKRKDQSPLLLSARDDSDGKHYAVGYRLDGTRVFATHVGQRCHDIINHPTQPLALFVARRPGTESYLIDLRDGKLLQTVTSQPNRHFYGHAVVHKDGEYLYATENDTTDPGRGLLGVYKFEGERLVHTGEISTHGLGPHQVSWMPDGETLVVANGGIRTEAESRVDMNLNAMEPSLVLMQRDGTLLSKETLAQQMNSVRHLGIASDGTIVAGQQFMGPSHERSELLAIKRPGQPFVAFPVAEQQLQAMGHYTASVAVHSDLRLVALTAPRGNRFFIWDLDSGELRLDAPLPDCAGVGAVKDGFVVTSGQGRCRYYDCRQEQLLAKPLELPAGLWDNHLHLMA, translated from the coding sequence ATGCTGCGACGTCAGGTTCTGACTTTAGGTAGTGCACTGCTGGGAGCAGTGACCCTGGGCGGCTGGACGCTGTTCAAACGCAAGGATCAGAGCCCGTTGCTGTTGTCGGCGCGCGATGACAGCGACGGCAAGCATTATGCCGTCGGTTATCGGCTCGACGGCACGCGGGTGTTCGCCACCCATGTCGGTCAGCGATGCCACGACATCATCAATCATCCGACGCAGCCGCTGGCGCTGTTCGTTGCGCGGCGTCCGGGTACCGAGAGTTACCTGATCGATCTGCGCGACGGCAAGTTGCTGCAGACCGTGACCTCGCAGCCGAACCGGCACTTCTACGGCCACGCCGTGGTGCACAAGGACGGCGAATACCTGTACGCCACCGAGAACGACACCACCGATCCCGGCCGTGGCCTGCTCGGCGTGTACAAGTTCGAGGGCGAGCGACTGGTGCACACGGGCGAGATCTCCACCCACGGCCTCGGCCCGCATCAAGTGTCGTGGATGCCCGATGGCGAGACGCTGGTGGTGGCCAATGGCGGGATTCGTACCGAGGCGGAAAGCCGCGTCGACATGAACCTCAACGCCATGGAGCCGAGCCTGGTGCTGATGCAGCGCGACGGCACGTTGCTGAGCAAGGAAACCCTCGCCCAGCAGATGAACAGCGTGCGCCACCTGGGCATCGCCAGCGATGGCACCATCGTCGCCGGCCAGCAATTCATGGGGCCGTCCCACGAGCGCTCGGAACTGCTGGCGATCAAACGGCCGGGGCAACCGTTCGTGGCGTTCCCGGTGGCCGAGCAACAGCTGCAGGCGATGGGGCACTACACCGCCAGCGTCGCGGTGCACAGCGATCTGCGTCTGGTCGCGTTAACGGCGCCGCGTGGCAACCGCTTCTTTATCTGGGATCTGGACAGCGGCGAACTGCGCCTCGATGCGCCGTTGCCTGATTGTGCCGGCGTCGGTGCGGTGAAGGATGGCTTTGTCGTGACCTCGGGTCAGGGCCGTTGCCGCTACTACGATTGCCGTCAGGAACAACTGCTGGCCAAGCCGCTGGAATTGCCGGCGGGGCTCTGGGATAACCATCTCCATCTGATGGCCTAG
- a CDS encoding efflux RND transporter periplasmic adaptor subunit has translation MLRRRMLIMLGVVLLLVLVLGGYKAFSIYTMIQGFSKPKPPISVAVATAGEQPWQMRLPTVGSLKALQGVDLSLEVAGTVTELKFESGQKVKAGQPLLQLDSAVETALLETARADLGLAQLDFGRGAQLVDSRAISKGEYDRLSAVLQKNKATVNQLNASLAKKRILAPFSGTIGIRQVDVGDYLASGTKIATLQDLSSLYADFYVPEQAVPKLAIGQPVQFTVAAYPGQNFTGKISAINPIVESTTRNILVRATLANPDGKLLPGMFASLEVLLPDPQKHIVVPESAITYTLYGNSVYVVGQKKAEDGSVAKDDNGQPLLIAERRFVETGERRDGLVMINKGVQSGEQVVTAGQIKLDNGAHIAISDDKTLGEQNSPPRAD, from the coding sequence ATGCTGCGTCGCCGCATGCTGATCATGTTGGGTGTTGTTTTGCTGCTCGTCCTGGTGCTGGGCGGATACAAGGCCTTTTCGATCTACACGATGATCCAGGGCTTTTCCAAACCGAAACCACCCATCAGCGTCGCCGTGGCCACGGCCGGCGAACAGCCGTGGCAGATGCGTTTGCCCACTGTCGGTTCGCTCAAGGCGCTGCAAGGCGTTGATCTGAGCCTGGAAGTCGCCGGCACCGTCACTGAACTCAAATTCGAATCCGGGCAGAAGGTCAAGGCCGGCCAACCGTTGTTGCAACTCGACAGCGCCGTGGAAACCGCCCTGCTGGAAACCGCCCGCGCCGATCTCGGCCTGGCGCAACTGGACTTCGGCCGTGGCGCGCAACTGGTCGACAGCCGCGCGATCTCCAAAGGCGAATACGATCGCCTCTCCGCCGTGCTGCAAAAGAATAAGGCCACGGTCAATCAGCTCAATGCGTCACTGGCGAAAAAGCGCATCCTCGCACCATTCAGCGGCACCATCGGCATCCGTCAGGTCGACGTCGGCGACTACCTCGCCAGCGGCACCAAAATCGCCACGCTGCAAGACTTGAGCAGCCTCTACGCCGACTTCTACGTACCGGAACAAGCGGTGCCGAAACTCGCCATAGGCCAGCCCGTGCAGTTCACCGTTGCCGCTTACCCGGGGCAGAACTTTACCGGCAAGATCAGCGCGATCAACCCGATCGTCGAAAGCACCACGCGCAACATTCTCGTCCGCGCCACCCTGGCCAACCCCGACGGCAAGCTGCTGCCGGGGATGTTCGCCAGCCTTGAGGTGCTACTGCCCGATCCGCAGAAACACATCGTGGTGCCGGAGAGCGCGATCACCTACACCCTGTACGGCAACTCGGTGTACGTGGTCGGGCAGAAAAAAGCCGAGGACGGCAGCGTCGCCAAGGATGACAACGGCCAACCGCTGCTGATCGCCGAACGTCGTTTCGTCGAGACCGGTGAACGCCGTGATGGCCTGGTGATGATCAACAAGGGCGTGCAGAGCGGCGAACAGGTGGTGACGGCTGGCCAGATCAAACTGGACAACGGCGCCCACATCGCCATCAGCGACGACAAGACCCTCGGCGAGCAGAACAGTCCGCCTCGCGCCGACTGA
- a CDS encoding multidrug efflux RND transporter permease subunit: MAFTDPFIRRPVLATVVSLLIVLLGFQAWSKLPLRQYPQMENALITVTTAYPGANAETIQGYITQPMQQSLASAEGIDYMTSVSRQNFSVISIYARIGANTDRLFTELLAKANEVKNKLPQDAEDPVLSKESADASALMYISFFSKDLSNPQITDYLSRVIQPKLATLPGMAEAEILGNQVFAMRLWLDPVKLAGFGLSAADVTAAVRQYNFLSAAGEVKGEYTVTSINANTELKSAEAFAAIPLKVDGDSRVLLRDVARVEMGAENYDSISSFGGTPSVYIGIKATPGANPLDVIREVRKLMPELEAQLPPNLKSEIAYDATLFIQASIDEVVKTLFEAVLIVIVVVFLFLGALRSVVIPVVTIPLSMIGVMFFMQMMGYSMNLLTLLAMVLAIGLVVDDAIVVVENIHRHIEEGKTPFDAALEGAREIAMPVVSMTITLAAVYAPIGFLTGLTGALFKEFALTLAGAVVISGVVALTLSPMMCAFLLRHEENPSGLAHRLDRVFEGLKRRYQSMLHGTLNTRPVVLVFAVIVLCLIPVFLKFTKSELAPDEDQGIIFMMASAPQPTNLDYLSTYTDQFITIFKEFPEYYSSFQINGYNGVQAGIGGFLLKPWNERSRTQMEILPEVQSKLESIPGLQIFGFNLPSLPGTGEGLPFEFVVNTANDYELLLQVAERIEKRAMESGKFAFVDLDLAFDKPEVVVDIDRDKAAQMGVSMLDLGGTLATLLGEAEINRFTIDGRSYKVIAQVERAYRDNPDWLNNYYVKNTQGELLPLSTLIKVSDRARPRQLNQFQQLNAAKISGFPLVSMGEAIDTVLQIAREEAPAGFAFDYGGASRQYVQEGSALWVTFALALAIIFLVLAAQFESFRDPLVILVTVPLSICGALIPLFLGWSSMNIYTQVGLVTLIGLISKHGILIVEFANQLRKDKGLTPREAVEEAAAIRLRPVLMTTAAMVFGMVPLILATGAGAVSRFDIGMVIATGMSIGTLFTLFVLPCVYTFLAKPDPKPTT; the protein is encoded by the coding sequence ATGGCTTTTACCGATCCGTTCATCCGCCGCCCGGTGCTCGCCACCGTGGTCAGCCTGCTGATTGTGCTGCTGGGCTTCCAGGCCTGGAGCAAACTGCCGCTGCGCCAGTACCCGCAAATGGAAAACGCCCTGATCACGGTGACCACGGCTTATCCCGGGGCCAACGCCGAGACCATTCAGGGCTACATCACCCAACCGATGCAACAGAGCCTGGCCAGCGCCGAGGGCATCGACTACATGACCTCGGTCAGCCGGCAGAACTTCTCGGTGATCTCGATTTACGCGCGCATTGGCGCCAACACCGACCGCTTGTTCACCGAGTTGCTGGCCAAGGCCAACGAGGTCAAGAACAAGCTGCCGCAGGACGCTGAAGACCCGGTGCTGAGCAAGGAATCTGCCGACGCTTCGGCGCTGATGTACATCAGTTTCTTCAGCAAGGACCTGAGCAACCCGCAGATCACCGACTACCTGTCGCGGGTCATCCAGCCGAAACTGGCGACGCTGCCGGGCATGGCCGAAGCGGAAATCCTCGGCAATCAGGTATTCGCCATGCGCCTGTGGCTCGACCCGGTGAAGCTCGCCGGCTTCGGCCTCAGCGCCGCCGACGTCACCGCCGCGGTGCGTCAGTACAACTTCCTATCCGCCGCCGGTGAGGTGAAAGGCGAGTACACCGTCACCAGCATCAATGCCAACACCGAACTGAAATCCGCCGAAGCCTTCGCGGCGATTCCGCTCAAGGTCGACGGCGACAGCCGCGTGCTGCTGCGCGATGTCGCGCGGGTGGAAATGGGCGCGGAAAACTACGACTCGATCAGTTCGTTCGGCGGCACGCCGTCGGTGTACATCGGCATCAAGGCCACGCCGGGGGCCAACCCGCTGGACGTGATCAGGGAAGTGCGCAAGCTGATGCCCGAGCTGGAAGCGCAGCTGCCACCGAACCTGAAAAGCGAAATCGCCTACGACGCCACACTGTTCATTCAAGCCTCGATCGATGAGGTGGTGAAAACCCTGTTCGAAGCGGTACTGATCGTCATCGTCGTGGTGTTCCTGTTCCTCGGCGCATTGCGCTCGGTGGTGATCCCGGTGGTGACCATCCCGCTGTCGATGATCGGCGTGATGTTCTTCATGCAGATGATGGGTTACTCGATGAACCTGCTGACGCTGCTGGCAATGGTGCTGGCCATCGGTCTGGTGGTGGACGATGCGATCGTCGTGGTGGAAAACATCCACCGGCACATCGAAGAAGGCAAGACGCCGTTCGATGCTGCCCTGGAAGGCGCCCGCGAGATCGCCATGCCGGTGGTGTCGATGACCATCACCCTGGCGGCGGTGTACGCGCCGATCGGTTTTCTCACCGGGCTGACCGGAGCGTTGTTCAAGGAGTTCGCCCTGACCCTAGCCGGTGCGGTGGTGATTTCCGGCGTCGTCGCCCTGACCCTGTCGCCGATGATGTGCGCGTTTCTGCTGCGCCACGAAGAGAATCCCAGCGGACTGGCCCATCGTCTCGACCGGGTTTTCGAAGGCCTCAAGCGTCGTTATCAGAGCATGCTGCACGGCACGCTCAATACCCGGCCGGTGGTGCTGGTGTTCGCGGTGATCGTGCTGTGCCTGATTCCGGTGTTCCTCAAGTTCACCAAGTCGGAACTGGCGCCGGACGAGGACCAGGGCATCATTTTCATGATGGCCAGCGCGCCGCAGCCGACCAACCTCGACTACCTGAGCACCTACACCGACCAATTCATCACCATCTTCAAAGAGTTTCCCGAGTACTACTCTTCGTTCCAGATCAACGGCTACAACGGCGTGCAGGCCGGTATCGGCGGTTTCCTGCTCAAGCCATGGAACGAGCGCAGCCGCACGCAGATGGAAATCCTCCCCGAGGTGCAGAGCAAACTGGAGAGCATTCCCGGCTTGCAGATCTTCGGCTTCAACCTGCCCTCCCTGCCCGGCACCGGTGAAGGGTTGCCGTTCGAATTCGTGGTCAACACCGCCAATGACTACGAGTTGCTGCTGCAAGTTGCCGAGCGCATCGAGAAGCGCGCCATGGAGTCGGGCAAGTTCGCCTTCGTCGACCTCGATCTGGCGTTCGACAAACCGGAGGTGGTGGTCGATATCGACCGCGACAAGGCTGCGCAGATGGGCGTATCCATGCTCGATCTGGGCGGCACGCTGGCGACCTTGCTTGGCGAGGCGGAGATCAACCGCTTCACCATCGACGGGCGCAGCTACAAGGTCATCGCCCAGGTCGAACGGGCCTACCGCGACAACCCGGACTGGCTGAACAACTACTACGTGAAAAACACTCAGGGCGAATTGTTGCCACTGTCGACCTTGATCAAGGTCAGCGACCGCGCACGACCGCGCCAGCTCAACCAGTTCCAGCAGCTCAACGCGGCGAAGATTTCCGGTTTCCCGCTGGTGAGCATGGGCGAAGCCATCGATACCGTGCTGCAGATCGCCCGTGAAGAAGCACCGGCCGGGTTTGCCTTTGACTACGGTGGCGCCTCGCGCCAGTACGTGCAGGAAGGCAGTGCCTTGTGGGTCACGTTCGCCCTGGCGCTAGCGATCATCTTTCTGGTGCTGGCCGCCCAGTTCGAAAGCTTCCGCGATCCGCTGGTGATTCTGGTGACGGTGCCGCTGTCGATTTGCGGCGCGCTGATTCCGCTGTTCCTTGGCTGGTCGAGCATGAACATCTACACCCAGGTCGGGCTGGTGACGCTGATCGGCCTGATCAGCAAACACGGCATCCTGATCGTCGAGTTCGCCAACCAGTTGCGCAAGGACAAGGGCCTGACTCCCCGCGAAGCCGTGGAAGAAGCGGCGGCGATTCGCTTGCGTCCGGTGCTGATGACCACGGCGGCGATGGTGTTCGGCATGGTGCCGCTGATTCTGGCGACAGGGGCGGGAGCGGTCAGCCGGTTTGATATCGGCATGGTGATCGCCACGGGGATGTCGATTGGCACGTTGTTTACGTTGTTCGTGCTGCCGTGTGTCTACACCTTCCTGGCGAAACCGGATCCCAAACCCACCACATAG